The following are from one region of the Nicotiana tomentosiformis chromosome 7, ASM39032v3, whole genome shotgun sequence genome:
- the LOC104097360 gene encoding isovalerate--CoA ligase AAE2-like, which translates to MEELGFGVTHAYGITETHGVATSCLWKPEWDSLPLEEQLALKARQGVRHLCIEDVDVRHCETMEKVPLDGKTIGEVMLRGNTVMSEYLKDVKATEEAFRGGWFHSGDLAVKHQDGYIEIKDRLKDIIISGGENISSFEVERVLYRHPAVVEAAVVARPDNHWGQTPCAFVKLKEGFEEKITSQEIINFCRDHLPHYMAPRTVIFEDLPKTSTGKVQKFILREKSKALGSLFYTEV; encoded by the coding sequence ATGGAGGAGCTCGGGTTCGGAGTAACTCATGCATATGGAATAACAGAAACTCATGGTGTAGCAACATCTTGCTTGTGGAAGCCTGAGTGGGATTCTTTGCCTCTTGAGGAACAACTCGCGCTTAAAGCAAGACAAGGGGTGCGACATCTTTGTATTGAAGATGTTGACGTTAGACACTGTGAGACAATGGAAAAAGTGCCACTTGATGGAAAGACTATTGGCGAAGTTATGTTAAGAGGAAACACCGTAATGAGTGAATATTTGAAAGATGTTAAAGCAACCGAAGAAGCTTTTAGAGGCGGATGGTTTCACAGTGGTGATCTTGCTGTAAAACATCAAGATGGTTACATAGAAATTAAGGACAGGTTAAAAGACATAATAATTTCAGGAGGTGAAAACATAAGCTCGTTTGAGGTTGAAAGAGTTTTGTATAGACATCCAGCAGTAGTTGAAGCAGCAGTAGTAGCACGACCAGATAATCACTGGGGACAAACACCTTGTGCATTTGTTAAACTGAAGGAAGGATTTGAGGAAAAAATTACTTCACaggaaataattaatttttgtagGGATCATTTGCCTCATTACATGGCACCTCGGACAGTAATTTTTGAAGATTTACCGAAAACTTCAACTGGAAAGGTACAGAAATTCATCTTGAGGGAGAAATCAAAAGCTTTGGGCAGTCTTTTCTACACTGAAGTCTAA
- the LOC138895215 gene encoding uncharacterized protein → MQIPQKYHDYQNTTSASTHQIKRVLIDLGSSANIIRSRVVEQLGLQDQIIPATRILNGFNMASETTKGEIILPVNVVGTIQEIKFHVIEGDMRYNALLGRPWIHNMRAVPSTLHQMLKFPTLDGVKKMYGEQHAAKEMFAVDKELPVSALSSTKGLESKGKQKSK, encoded by the exons atgcaGATCCCACAGAAGTACCatgattatcagaatacaacttcagcatcgacgcatcag attaaacgtgttttaattgatctaGGAAGCtcagccaatattattcgatcgagggtcgtggagcagcttggcctacaagatcagatcataCCCGCaactcggattctcaatggcttcaacatggcgagtgaaacaactaaaggtgaaatcatcctaccagtaaatgtagtCGGGACTATTCAAGAAATAAAGTTCCATGtaatcgagggcgatatgagatacaacgcactgctcggaagaccatggattcacaacatgagggcggtaccctcaacccttcaccaaatgctgaagttcccaacactAGATGGAGTAAAAAAGatgtatggggaacaacatgctgccaaagaaatgttcgcggtcgataAAGAATTACCTGTATCAGCACTTTCGTCAACAAAGGGATtggagtccaaaggaaaacagaaatctaaatag